GTTCAAGCTGCTGGCGCAACAGATCGACTTCGATCTCCGTCCATTGAGCCAGCTCCTTCAGCGACAGATCAACCTCCAGCGGATTGGGCAGCAACACCAGCTTTTCCAGGACCTGTTGCGCGGCGCGCGACACCCCCGAGGGGTTCGCCGGGGCGGAGGCAAGCTGTTCCTGCATATAGAGTTCAAGCACAGGGCGGGCCGCCTGCAATCGCTCAGCGAAGGCCTCTTTCCCGCGTTTCTGCAGGAATGAATCAGGATCCTCTCCCTCATCGAGCTCAATCACCGCCGTCTCAAGACCTCCTGGCAGCAAAAGCTCCATCGCCTTGAAGGTGGCGTTGCGCCCGGCCTTGTCATTATCGAACAGCAGAAGCACCCGCTTGGCGTAGCGCTTAAGTAACTGGGCATGTTCGACTGTCAGTGCCGTGCCGCAAGTGGCGACAGCGTTGCCGACCCCGGCACGAGCCAGCGCCAGCTGATCGAAGTAACCTTCGACCAGGATGACTTCCGTCGCCTGCCGGATCGCCTGACGTGCCCCAAAAAGGCCGAACAACACCTGCCCTTTGTGGTAGATCGGTGATTCCGTCGAATTAATATACTTCGGCTGGCCATCACCCAGGATCCGCCCGCCGAAAGCGACTATCCGCCCGCTTAGATCATGAATCGGAAAGATCAGGCGACCACGGAACAGATCGTAATCTCCCTCTCCCTTGTCACGACGCCGGATCAAACCCAGCGTACGCGCATCATCCAATTCGACCCCCTGCTGGCGGAAGTGCCCAGTCAGCGCATCCCAACGATCAGGCGCGTAACCCAGCTGATATTCAGCAGCGCTGGTCTTGCCATAGCCACGGCGATTGAGATACTGCCGACAGGCTTCAGCTTCAGGG
Above is a genomic segment from Geopsychrobacter electrodiphilus DSM 16401 containing:
- the dnaG gene encoding DNA primase; translation: MKGSIPDDKIQQMRDGADMFELVSRYVQLKRSGANYVGLCPFHSEKSPSFSVNPGRQIFKCFGCGVGGDAFEFLMKIEGLSFPEAARRIAGEVGVDIEETQLSPEEDRRRQERDRLQRVNAVAAEFFHRQLIESPEAEACRQYLNRRGYGKTSAAEYQLGYAPDRWDALTGHFRQQGVELDDARTLGLIRRRDKGEGDYDLFRGRLIFPIHDLSGRIVAFGGRILGDGQPKYINSTESPIYHKGQVLFGLFGARQAIRQATEVILVEGYFDQLALARAGVGNAVATCGTALTVEHAQLLKRYAKRVLLLFDNDKAGRNATFKAMELLLPGGLETAVIELDEGEDPDSFLQKRGKEAFAERLQAARPVLELYMQEQLASAPANPSGVSRAAQQVLEKLVLLPNPLEVDLSLKELAQWTEIEVDLLRQQLEQVRHQQHEREARSRRSASSSEIAPQVPLPAEANLAVKGRSADKLTPADGKLLKMIIFEKDGRGQVEVQGVDTFFFEPFACRLASELLQQLAGVVPGQELTRLQQRPELLAQLPMPLEYDSVEYAGVWRQMLENNRRKTADKRRRQQVKDL